One Candidatus Planktophila limnetica DNA segment encodes these proteins:
- a CDS encoding SDR family NAD(P)-dependent oxidoreductase — translation MSSESTSKLAFVTGGSRGLGFEVARGLARAGISSVLIAKDSERLEIAAKQLSAEFPGITFETSTCDLEDQVQTRKTAEDLLSKYGAPFALVLAHGVMSEKMSKTLRTTDAEWRRVMAINLDSVFTLVNVLGLPMADARDGRRVVIFSACLGRMSGPGNAGGLAPYRISKAGVNAFVRNLAHETGLGARGFYVDAICPNHSRTDMGGPDAPRSAEEGAECAVWLATREFNAGDTTGVLWEDRKIVDW, via the coding sequence ATGTCGAGTGAATCCACATCCAAACTGGCGTTCGTCACGGGTGGATCTCGCGGTCTCGGATTCGAAGTTGCCCGTGGATTGGCTCGCGCAGGAATTAGCTCTGTATTAATTGCAAAAGATTCAGAGAGATTAGAAATCGCAGCCAAACAACTCAGCGCAGAATTTCCTGGAATTACATTTGAAACAAGTACATGTGATTTAGAAGACCAAGTACAGACAAGAAAAACTGCCGAAGATTTACTGAGTAAATACGGTGCACCATTTGCACTTGTTTTAGCCCATGGTGTGATGAGTGAAAAAATGTCTAAAACTTTGCGAACAACGGATGCAGAATGGCGCAGAGTTATGGCGATTAATTTGGATTCTGTTTTCACACTCGTAAATGTTCTTGGATTACCCATGGCAGATGCGCGAGATGGTCGCCGAGTAGTCATCTTCTCTGCCTGCTTAGGAAGAATGTCTGGACCTGGAAATGCCGGTGGACTTGCGCCGTATCGAATTAGTAAAGCCGGTGTTAACGCCTTTGTTAGAAATCTTGCACACGAAACAGGACTCGGTGCACGTGGTTTCTATGTTGATGCAATTTGTCCCAATCATTCACGCACTGACATGGGTGGCCCCGATGCACCGCGAAGCGCCGAAGAAGGTGCGGAGTGTGCAGTGTGGTTAGCGACGCGAGAATTTAATGCAGGAGATACAACTGGTGTGCTGTGGGAAGATCGAAAGATTGTGGATTGGTGA
- a CDS encoding potassium channel family protein → MKKRFWNETLTVLAVAFLVSFSYPAFTSEINAQTQTILDAIQWISWTAFAADLIYGIIRAESKKRYLKSHPLEIAAVVLPFLRPLRLLRIVSFGSLVIQKVVIGRSFGITIRVFVTTFFLTYIAAIQITLIERNALDSNIKTFGDGFWWAITTVTTVGYGDRFPTTTEGRVLAVGLMMLGIALIGVISATIAATFVKMMQDDSKNV, encoded by the coding sequence GCTTTCCTAGTTTCGTTTTCTTACCCAGCCTTTACTTCTGAAATTAATGCACAAACTCAAACAATCTTGGATGCTATCCAGTGGATTTCGTGGACGGCCTTTGCTGCTGATTTAATCTATGGAATAATCAGAGCAGAGAGTAAAAAAAGATATTTAAAGTCGCATCCTCTAGAAATTGCAGCAGTAGTTCTACCGTTCTTGCGCCCCTTACGGCTGTTGAGAATTGTTTCATTTGGCTCACTGGTCATTCAGAAAGTTGTAATTGGTAGATCATTTGGGATAACTATTCGAGTTTTTGTAACCACGTTTTTTTTGACCTACATTGCAGCGATACAAATCACACTGATTGAAAGAAATGCTTTGGATTCAAATATTAAAACTTTTGGAGATGGTTTTTGGTGGGCGATTACAACGGTAACAACCGTTGGATACGGAGACCGTTTTCCCACGACGACAGAAGGTCGAGTTCTTGCTGTTGGACTAATGATGTTGGGGATCGCATTAATCGGAGTCATCAGCGCAACCATCGCAGCAACTTTCGTCAAAATGATGCAAGATGATTCAAAAAATGTTTAG